A window of Yoonia sp. SS1-5 genomic DNA:
TCAACAGATGCAAATTCACCGTCACCCAGCACATAGAACCAGCCCGCAAAATCAATCCCGCCGGTAAACAGCGCAATGATCGGGTTGATCAAGTCGCCCACAAGCGATGTCACAATCGCCGTAAAGGCCGCCCCGATGATGATACCGACGGCCATGTCCATGACATTGCCCTTGGCGATGAAATCCTTGAATTCGTTGATCATGTTATTGTCCCCACAATAGCTACACTGGTGCACAGGTCTTGTGCCTGTCGCACAACTGCGCACAGTGATACCTGATTAGGCACACAGAGCCAGCACTTTATTAACCTTTTGTTAGGGCTAACTTATGCTGGTCTCATTTTGCAAAGGATACACCTTATGACCGAACTGTCTGCTTTTCCTGTCACCGAACGCTGGCCTGCCAAGGATCCTTCGATCATTCAGCTTTATTCATACCCGACGCCGAATGGGGTAAAGGTCTCCATCGCGCTGGAAGAGATGGAGCTGGCCTACGAACCCCATCTGGTCACGCTCAGCGATACCGACGTCAAAAGTGAGGCGTTTTTGTCCCTGAACCCGAATAACAAGATACCGGCCATCATTGATCCAAATGGGCCAGACGGACCGGTGGGGATTTTTGAAAGCGGGGCGATCCTGCTCTATCTGGCCGAGAAGACTGGCAAGTTTCTGGGCACAACGGCATCTGACAAGGCACATGTGACACAATGGCTGATGTTCCAGATGGGCGGATTGGGGCCGATGCTTGGGCAGCTTGGATATTTCACCAAATTTGCGGGCGCAGAGATTGAGGATCCACGTCCGCGGACGCGCTTTAAGGATGAAGCCATCCGGCTTCTGGCTGTGGTGGACAAGCAACTGGACGGGCGCGACTGGATTGTCGGGGATTACTCAATCGCGGATATGGCGATCGCGCCATGGATCAACGCGCTGGAATTCTATGGCACCAAGGATCTGCTGGGCTATCACGATCTGAAAAACGTACCGGCCTATGTCGACCGGTTCTTCGCGCGGCCTGCAGCGGCCAAAGGCCGGGGGATTCCCGATCCGTCGTAGGATGGATTTCAATCCATCCCCGTTCAAAACGCCCTGAATGTCAGGGTCGTGAGAGAGCGTTCAATATTGGGGATGTCGAGCAGCTTGTCATTGATGAATTTGCCGACATCCTCACCATCCGGAATATACAGCTTAAGCAGCAGATCGTATTCGCCGCTTGTCGAATAAAGCTCTGAATGCAATTCGCGCAGGGCAATCGCATCGGCCACATCGTATGTTTTACCGGGTGTGCAGCGGATCTGGATAAAGACGCAATTCATGGCAGGTTCTTTCAACACGTAATGGCCCGTGCTCAGTCTGACCTGATCTTGCAGTGACGGGAAGGGGTGATTTTCGCAGGCGCGGCCAGGCGTTCTATGGCAGCTTTCCATCCAGAACATATTTGAGGATGTCGACCACCTGTGCCGGGGTTTCCACCACGGCCAGCGCGGCGGCGTCCACTTCCTTGAGGGGGTGCTGGTGATCAGGGCCATGCATCACGATCAGTGATTTACCAAGGGCAGCTGCAAAGCCCGCATCAAACGCCGCATTCCATTGTTTGTATTTGTCGCCAAAGCGCACAACAACGATATCTGCCGTCTCGATGCCGTGTCGGGTCCGGATCGCATTCAGCTTTGCGCCCTTGTGATCATGCCAGAACTTGTCAGGCTCTTCGCCCATAATGGCCACGCCGCAATCATCCGATGCGGCATGATCCGTCACTGGCGCGCTGAACTGCACATCCAGCCCGGCGGCGGCCGCGGTGATCTGATCGCGCCAATCCGTATGGATTTCGCCTGAAAGATAAATCTTAAGTGTCATAGCGGCCCCTTTTCATGCGTCATTCAGTCGATACTCAAAGTAGACCTTGTTGCCATCACGGCCAGCCTCGGTCCAGCCCAGACGCAAATAAACGGCCTGTGTGGCAGTCATTTCCGCGTGGGTTGCAAGCTGAACTCTGTCATATCCAGCCGACCGGGCCGCCGATATTGCCTGACCGATCAGGGTCTTTGCGATCCCCTGCCCGCCTGCCGCGGGATGAACCGCGAGATTGGCGATATGGGCAGCCGCAGCCAGCACAAGGACGATGCCGCCTCGGACCACGCCGTTTTGTGTGGCAACCCAGACCGAATGGGTTTGGATATCGTCCGCAATGCCGGCACCGACAGGGGGTAGATCAAGGCCACGATCAATATGGGGGGCGTAAGCGGCGTCAATGCAGGCCACAAACGCCGCCGCATCCTGTGTCATCGCTCGCCGGATTTCAAATGCCATGCTGCAACACGCCTCCCCCGGCTGCGATCATACAAAGGTCACCGCTTGCGGGCCACAATATAGCGGGCCGGCGGTGGGCCTTTGGGGTGATTGCTGCTTTCAATGATCTCGAAACCGGCGCGGGTGATGGCGTCTTCAAGTTGGCGAATGGGAAAAACCCGCACGGCAGGTGCCTTACCAAACAAGCGCATGAGGGGGATCACCAATTTGACCATTACCAGGATCAGCCAGCTTTTGGGATTGCGGTTCAACTGCCGCAAACATGGCGTCTTTGAGATAAAATAACCCCCCGGTTTCAACTGTGCGTGGGTCTGGGCAAAGGTTTGCTGCATATCGTCCAGCAGATGAAACAGGTTGAACGCCATGATCACATCATAGGGTGGTTCGGGCGTTGCATCATCCGTCCGCGCAAAGGTGATATTGGCGATATTGGCTTCCCGGGCCTTGTCGCGGGCAATCTCGATCATGGCGCCTGAAATATCAGTTGCAAGGATATGCGTCACTGCGGGCGCCAACAGCAAGGCGGTTGATCCGGTACCGCAGCCCAGTTCTAACACCCGATCAGTGGCTTGCAGGTAGCTGCGGGTGCGGCCAAGCGTGTAATCGTACGAGGCCTGATCGGTTACAGGGGATTTTGCGTATTTGGGGGCAATCTTGTCCCAGAATGCAGCAGTTCTGTTCATGGCACTCTCCTTTCAGCCCACCATAGCCTGATACGTCACCGCATAATATTGACCAAAATCGTAGCGTATATATACGTTTTCGTATGGATAAGCCATTTGACTGGAACCGGATGCGCGCCTTTCTGGCCAGCGCCGAGGCTGGATCGCTCTCGGCTGGGGCCAAATCCATTGGTTCAACCCAACCCACGCTCAGCCGTCAGATCGCTGCATTGGAAGAAGAGCTGGACGTCATGCTGTTCGAAAGGGTCGGGCGGGGCCTGCAACTGACATTGGCGGGGCAAACCATGCTGACCCATGTGCGCGAAATGGGGGCCGCTGCGGACAAGGTGGCGCTGGCCGCAATCGGGCAGTCAACAACCATCGAGGGCGCGGTACGGATCACGGCGATCAACCTGCTATCGGTGACATATCTTCCAGCGGCCTTGGCCAAAATCCGGGCCGCCGCCCCGCGATTACGGATTGATGTCATTGCCACCAACGATATCCGTGATCTGATGCGGCGCGAGGCGGATATCGCCATCCGCCATGTGCGCCCGGATCAACCTGATCTGGTCGCCCGTCTGCTGCGCGAGGCGCAGGCGTCCCTTTATGCGTCCGAAGGATATGTACAGGCACACGGTCTGCCGCAAACACCCGCGGATCTGGCCAACCACGACTTTGTTGCATTCGGCGATCCAACAGAATTGCTGGGCTATCTGACCGATCTCGGCCTGCCGATCACCCTCGACAATCTCATGATCGGGTCAGAAGACGGGCTGGTCGCGTGGGAAATGGCCCGGGCCGGGCTGGGCATTTGCATCATGGATCAGGCGGTCGCCAAACACTATCCCGGGATGGTCCGCATTCTGCCCGACATGCCACCGGTCACCTACCCGGTCTGGCTGACCACCCATCGCGAAATCCATACCAGCCCGCGGATCAGGCTGGTCTTTGATATTCTGGCCGATGTGTTTGCCCGACCTTAGGGTCAGGACCCTAGCCGCGCAAACTGCCACCGGTCGCCTTACCCACCTTTTCGACGATTTTCGCGCTGACGGCCTCGATATCGGCATCTTTCAGCGTCTTGTCGATCGGCTGCAAACGCACGGTCACAGCGAGCGATTTCTTACCCTCGCCAAGGCTGCCGCCAATGAATTCGTCAAACACGCGGACATCGGAAATCAACGCCTTATCCGCACCTGCAGCGGCATTCACAAGCGTCAGCGCCTCGACATCGGCATCGACGACAAATGCAAAATCACGCTCGACCGCCTGCAAATCCGTGGCCGTCAACGCAGGTCGAGTGGCCGATTTGGTGCGGGGTAGCGGAACCTCATCAGGCCAGATTGTGAAACCGACGGCTGGACCCTTGATATCCATTTCGCGCAGCACTTTTGGGTGCAACTCGCCAAACAGTCCCAGCACTTTCTTGGGGCCAAGGCAAATCTTGCCATGTCGGCCCGGATGCCACCAATCGGGGGCGCCGCGCAAAATCTGCACCTTTGCCGGGGCGCCGATGGCTGACAGGATCGCTTCAGCATCGGCCTTGGCGTCATAGACATCAACAGGGCGAGAGGCGCCATGCGTGTCCTTCGGCCCGGTGCGTCCAATCAGGATGCCGGATACCAGCGTGTGCTGTTCACCGGGCTCACCGCCATGAAAGCCCGCGCCAACCTCGAACAAGGCCATATCCATAAAGCCCCGGGCCTGATTGCGGGCTGCGGCGCGCAAAAGACCGGGCAAAAGGTTCGGACGCATATGCGACATTTCCGAACTGATCGGATTTTCCAGCATCGTCGCATTGTCACCCCCGCCAAACAGCGTGGCGGCCGTCTGATCAATAAAGCTGTAGGTGACGCATTCATTATACCCAAGCGAGGCAGCCGTGCGCCGGGCCATTTGCTGCCGAGACTGGCCGGGCGTCAAAATCGGCTTCGGGACACCTGCGTGAATGCGCGGCAGCGGCTTGCCCTTCAACTTGGTCAAGGATGCAATCCGTGCGACCTCCTCAACAAGGTCTGCCTGACCCTGCACATCCGGGCGCCAGGACGGGACATGCACCATGTCGCCTTCCAACTTAAAGCCCAGCGCGGTCAGCGACTGACGTTGCGCAGCTTCGGGGATATCCATGCCGACCAACGAAATCACACGCGCTGCATCCAGCGGATAGGCGCGGGCTGTGTCCGGTACTGCGCCAGCCTGGATCAGCTCTGACGCCTCGCCGCCCGCATGATCAACAATCATGCGCACCGCGTGTTCCAACCCTTCGGGGGTAAAGGCGGGATCAACACCCCGTTCGAACCGATACCGCGCATCCGAATTGATCTTTAACGCGCGCCCGGCATAGGCGATCTGTACGGGGTCCCAATAGGCGCTTTCAACAAAGACATTAACCGTGTCCGCCGTGCAGCCCGTCGCGGCCCCGCCCATGATACCCGCGATGCTTTCAGGGCCGTTATCGTCCGAGATCACCATCTGGCCCTTTTGCAGCGCATAGGCCTTGTCATCGAGGGCGGTAATCGTCTCGCCGCCCGCGGCCCGATGGACCCGCAGATTGCCCTGGACCTTGTCGGCGTCAAATACATGCAGCGGCCGGTTCAGATCATATGTGAACCAGTTGGTGACATCGACCAGAAAGCTGATCGGACGCAGACCGATGGCGCGCAGCTGGTTTTGCAGCCAGTCGGGGCTAGGACCGTTCTTGACGCCCTTGATCAAACGACCACAGAAAATTGGACATCCATCAAGCGTATCGTCATCAATTGACACTTTCATATCCGCAACAAAACCGGCGGGAACAACCGGGACGTCGCAAGGTTTCAAGCTGCCGAGACCGCGGGCGGCCAAATCCCGGGCCACGCCGCGTACGCCCAGCGCATCGGGGCGGTTGGGCGTGATCGCAATCTCGATCACCGGATCAACCTTGTCGGGGTCATGTTCGACCAGCCAATCGGTGAACAGGTCACCGACCTCGCCGGAAGGCAACTCGATGATGCCATCATGTTCGTCTGACAGCTCCATCTCGCGTTCCGAGCACATCATCCCATAGCTTTCCACGCCGCGGATCTTGCCAACCCCGATGGTCGTGTCGATCCCGGGAACGTAAGTACCGGGCGATGCGATAACGACGGTGATGCCTGCGCGCGCATTGGGTGCACCGCAGATGATCTGGGTCAGCCCATCCTTGGTTTCGACCTGACAGACCTTAAGCTTGTCCGCATCAGGATGCTTTTCGGCTGACTTCACATGGCCAATGGTGAAATCGGCCAGCCGAGCGATGGGGTTTTCGACGCCCTCAACCTCAAGACCCAGATCGGTCAATGCTTCGGTGATCTGATCCACGGTGGCGGTGGTTTCCAGATGGTGTTTCAACCATGACAGGGTGAATTTCATGATGCGTGATCCGTCAGAACTGCGTTACCCGGTCCCATACCGCAATTGAGGCAGGTGGGAAAGCAGACAGGTGCCGTCAAACGCCCTACGGATAGCGGGGCGCACGGTCCAGCAATTCATCCAGTTGCCGCCCGATCCAGCCGCGCGGGATGAAGTGGCCCCTTGCATGCAGATCCAGCACCACCCGTTTGCCGGTGGTACAGCGTTCCCAGGCGTGGCGGGTAAAGGCATCCTGCGCAGTGACGGACCATTCACTGACCTGGCCACTGGCACCGCATCCAAATTGCTGCCGCCACAGCGCCACCGGATAGCGCTGGTCGCCATCGGGGCCAAAGGGGAAATCCATCACATTATCGCGCAGGCCATGCACATGGCGCACCTCGCCCGGCCCCTGCGCGCAATCCTCGCGTTGATCCAGCGTGCCCGCAACGGCGATCAAGGCCGCAACACCATCGCCGTTTTCACAAACATATCGCCAGGCCATGGCGGAACCGAAAGAGTATCCAGACACATAGATGCGGCTGCGGTCGATCGGATAGCGGGTGGCTGCATCCTCTAACACGGCGGCTGCAAAATCGACGTCGCCACTGCGGCCTGTCCAGAAATCCCAGGTTTTGTTGATCCCGGTTGGAGCGAGCAACAAAACACCCCGCCGGCGCGTCGCCCCTGAAATGCGGCCATGATAGACCGGGACAGCGCCAGTGCGCGCCCATCCATGAAAGTGCAGCATCACAGGCAGCGGCGATACCCCGTCCCAGCCATCGGGTTCCTTGACGTGATAGGTTCGCCCGTCCAGTGCGCAAGGGGTCTGCCCATGGCACGGATTTCCGGGCAGGATGGACCTTGGATTGGTGTCCTGGGCAAAGGCGGCGGTGGTCAGAAGGCTGAGCCAGATCAGAAAAGCACGTATCATCATATGCTTGCTTGTACTTGGAACTGCGCGCCTGTCACATGACAATTCTGTCAAAGGGGGATGGGT
This region includes:
- a CDS encoding glutathione S-transferase N-terminal domain-containing protein; translated protein: MTELSAFPVTERWPAKDPSIIQLYSYPTPNGVKVSIALEEMELAYEPHLVTLSDTDVKSEAFLSLNPNNKIPAIIDPNGPDGPVGIFESGAILLYLAEKTGKFLGTTASDKAHVTQWLMFQMGGLGPMLGQLGYFTKFAGAEIEDPRPRTRFKDEAIRLLAVVDKQLDGRDWIVGDYSIADMAIAPWINALEFYGTKDLLGYHDLKNVPAYVDRFFARPAAAKGRGIPDPS
- a CDS encoding Lrp/AsnC ligand binding domain-containing protein produces the protein MNCVFIQIRCTPGKTYDVADAIALRELHSELYSTSGEYDLLLKLYIPDGEDVGKFINDKLLDIPNIERSLTTLTFRAF
- a CDS encoding YtoQ family protein, whose protein sequence is MTLKIYLSGEIHTDWRDQITAAAAGLDVQFSAPVTDHAASDDCGVAIMGEEPDKFWHDHKGAKLNAIRTRHGIETADIVVVRFGDKYKQWNAAFDAGFAAALGKSLIVMHGPDHQHPLKEVDAAALAVVETPAQVVDILKYVLDGKLP
- a CDS encoding GNAT family N-acetyltransferase — protein: MAFEIRRAMTQDAAAFVACIDAAYAPHIDRGLDLPPVGAGIADDIQTHSVWVATQNGVVRGGIVLVLAAAAHIANLAVHPAAGGQGIAKTLIGQAISAARSAGYDRVQLATHAEMTATQAVYLRLGWTEAGRDGNKVYFEYRLNDA
- a CDS encoding methyltransferase domain-containing protein produces the protein MNRTAAFWDKIAPKYAKSPVTDQASYDYTLGRTRSYLQATDRVLELGCGTGSTALLLAPAVTHILATDISGAMIEIARDKAREANIANITFARTDDATPEPPYDVIMAFNLFHLLDDMQQTFAQTHAQLKPGGYFISKTPCLRQLNRNPKSWLILVMVKLVIPLMRLFGKAPAVRVFPIRQLEDAITRAGFEIIESSNHPKGPPPARYIVARKR
- a CDS encoding LysR family transcriptional regulator encodes the protein MDKPFDWNRMRAFLASAEAGSLSAGAKSIGSTQPTLSRQIAALEEELDVMLFERVGRGLQLTLAGQTMLTHVREMGAAADKVALAAIGQSTTIEGAVRITAINLLSVTYLPAALAKIRAAAPRLRIDVIATNDIRDLMRREADIAIRHVRPDQPDLVARLLREAQASLYASEGYVQAHGLPQTPADLANHDFVAFGDPTELLGYLTDLGLPITLDNLMIGSEDGLVAWEMARAGLGICIMDQAVAKHYPGMVRILPDMPPVTYPVWLTTHREIHTSPRIRLVFDILADVFARP
- the pheT gene encoding phenylalanine--tRNA ligase subunit beta → MKFTLSWLKHHLETTATVDQITEALTDLGLEVEGVENPIARLADFTIGHVKSAEKHPDADKLKVCQVETKDGLTQIICGAPNARAGITVVIASPGTYVPGIDTTIGVGKIRGVESYGMMCSEREMELSDEHDGIIELPSGEVGDLFTDWLVEHDPDKVDPVIEIAITPNRPDALGVRGVARDLAARGLGSLKPCDVPVVPAGFVADMKVSIDDDTLDGCPIFCGRLIKGVKNGPSPDWLQNQLRAIGLRPISFLVDVTNWFTYDLNRPLHVFDADKVQGNLRVHRAAGGETITALDDKAYALQKGQMVISDDNGPESIAGIMGGAATGCTADTVNVFVESAYWDPVQIAYAGRALKINSDARYRFERGVDPAFTPEGLEHAVRMIVDHAGGEASELIQAGAVPDTARAYPLDAARVISLVGMDIPEAAQRQSLTALGFKLEGDMVHVPSWRPDVQGQADLVEEVARIASLTKLKGKPLPRIHAGVPKPILTPGQSRQQMARRTAASLGYNECVTYSFIDQTAATLFGGGDNATMLENPISSEMSHMRPNLLPGLLRAAARNQARGFMDMALFEVGAGFHGGEPGEQHTLVSGILIGRTGPKDTHGASRPVDVYDAKADAEAILSAIGAPAKVQILRGAPDWWHPGRHGKICLGPKKVLGLFGELHPKVLREMDIKGPAVGFTIWPDEVPLPRTKSATRPALTATDLQAVERDFAFVVDADVEALTLVNAAAGADKALISDVRVFDEFIGGSLGEGKKSLAVTVRLQPIDKTLKDADIEAVSAKIVEKVGKATGGSLRG
- a CDS encoding polyhydroxybutyrate depolymerase, translating into MMIRAFLIWLSLLTTAAFAQDTNPRSILPGNPCHGQTPCALDGRTYHVKEPDGWDGVSPLPVMLHFHGWARTGAVPVYHGRISGATRRRGVLLLAPTGINKTWDFWTGRSGDVDFAAAVLEDAATRYPIDRSRIYVSGYSFGSAMAWRYVCENGDGVAALIAVAGTLDQREDCAQGPGEVRHVHGLRDNVMDFPFGPDGDQRYPVALWRQQFGCGASGQVSEWSVTAQDAFTRHAWERCTTGKRVVLDLHARGHFIPRGWIGRQLDELLDRAPRYP